The DNA region tAGTTATAACTGTTCAtgggtattttttattttattttgattgatgGATCTTACTCTTTGCAAAATTTTCCGACTCCGTCTCCATGTACCCAAATACAACTAAACTTAACAGTAGGTTGAAAAGGTGAAAGGgtttcattcaattttaatgATGAATGAATGATTATCTCGTGCACGTGAGCGTTGGTGttattaaatattcaaaactcaAACAATTCATACTCAATTGCGTGATCACACATTGCTTCTAGCAGTGTTAATAACAGGTCATTAGACAATAAAGCGGATGCAGTTGAAACTTCGATTCTACAAACAAGTCCCTGTTTTCATTCAGAACGCAGCCTTCtgcattgaattttcatacaaaatatagCATTTTTGCAAAACATGTTTCTACATACCCAAAAGTGCGACAGCAAGTTGATCTCCAGCACCTTCTTCAAATCCTCCGGCGTTCCTTCCCGGACGGACATCAGCGGCAACACGCCGGCATTGTTCACCAGAATGTCCACCTGCCCGAGGCTGCTCTCGACACTCTTTCGCAGCTCCTGAACCGATTCATAGCTGGAAATGTCCGCCTGAAAGCACAAATAGTCAAAGAGAGTTATGACTCAGTTATAACGATGTTTTCATCGACTGCTATCAGCACTTGACTTGAAGCAAAACTGGTCGGGAAATAGCAACTCTCGATTGCATAAGCATGTGCATTTCACTTGCACTTTTCACTGCAACGAGCCTACGAGGCTCAATGTGTTCATTTTCTCTGGGTTGTGCTGGCTTGACACCCTCGataattttttattgcaaaaacgTCTAACTgtacaataataataaaaaaaaacttaattgagTCTTACAGAAACTTTGCTATCCAAAGCATTAGCTTCAAATGAACATGTGACAAGCAAGCACAACTTTGACGAACCTCTTCGCGAAGCACCACCACCATGGGCTGACGCTGGATGCAGCTAAGCATAATCACATTGAGTGCAAGTAGCAGCCAACTGCAGCGTAATGTGCGGTAATTGCCCCTATGCAGGTTGAATCAATGGCTTTGAGCTGCATTAGCACTTGCGTTCGTTGCATTTCTTATTAGAAGCTACTAGGCAGATCTTTAAAAGTAGAGTTAAAATAAGTTcgtaatgcaaaatttttagcTGTTTTGAAGTTTGAAACAAAGTATaccaaaaaattgaacaggaaTAATCAGTAATTACACAAATTCTAAAGAACTCACCTTGTAGAACTTCGCCTTCACACCGTGCTGCTGGTGCAAGTCCTGGACAGTCTTCTCCCCGTTCACCGCGTCCAGGTCAACGACCGCCACGTGACACCCATTCCGTGCCAACTGGAAGCAAATCTCCCGACCTAACCCGTTCGAGCCACCCGTCACGAGGGCCAACTGACCGTGGATGTCCTTCTTCGGTGGACCAACAAACAGCCCAACCACGTACTTGACCAGAATCGGTACCAGCAGCACCAGAAACGTGCCGGCATCGATCAAGCAACTCAGCACAAACTTGACCGTCGTCAGACCACCTGATCCGGAACCGGAGCCATCGCGTAGCTTCCGGAAGGAATCCCCACGGGGTGCCGCCTCGTACGGACTGCCGCCGATGTTGCGCAAGCTCTGCATATCTTCCGGGTTTCCTTTGTACCACTGCACCACAAGACTACGGCAAATTGCTGCACGCCGAACGATAGTCGGCCCGAAGTCGGCTAGAGTCTAAGTTGGACTGCTGGATGGCAGTTGGCAGCTTTTCCCGCGAGCTTGTAGCAAACTGTGCTTAAATGCTAgcctaaacagaaaaaaagagtGTGAGAAGGTACTGCACGTGCTTCGGTTGGCGCTGCATTGGTATTACCCTGCCCTGGCCACTCACCCGTCCCGTTTGAGGCATTTTGCACGGGTACCCAGGTCAGTAACGAGCAAGCGAGTATGCTGAGTGAGGCAGGTTAATTGATTTCGTACTAATACGATCGCGGTTGTTTTGGTTGCTGATGACTcaaattattgttttgatagtatttagGTTTTAAATGCTCTAAAAAGTAACTTAaggggatacaaacatttaaaaaatatctaaattgcattttttgttattaaatgcACTAAAAAAAGTTGTCAATCACTCCTttaatattcataaaaatatttcatgattaaagtgCGTTAAAGACAATTTAAGCTTGAAATTTTGTCATGCTAAAAGCAACCTGTCAAACTTTCTAATCGTTTGCTCGAAACACCGAATTGATTTACGAGTGCCACGATGACTCAAGATTGGATGGACCCAAGGATGGACCAACTCAAGATTGGATTGACCcaaggatggaccaaattgtaACTTCGAGTGAAGATGACCAAGCCAGATCCTGTGTGCATATTCAAGCCTGATTTAGAAATGatgctttaagaaaaaaaaaataattgaattttgatcaaaaattattattttttggaaatcggCTTTCGTCACACACATAGCACACTTTAAATAGCTATATCTTGGCAATGATGCACTCAaatgttttgaagtttatgttgaTAATAGTTGAAAACGTATATGTATATGTAACCCCGTAATGTGAAACGgaccaaatgtaaaaaaatgtttacttaaaaaaattacaatattacAATATGTAAAACTGAAGAATACAATGAtcaattagagttttttttatttcatgtatttttaacATAATCGCAACATTATTTTGTATAAAAGGCATCTTAttgatacaaatttataaaactcTACTAAAccagaaaatcaaaacaaaatgtgtgttattgaaatatttgaaaattgtgttaatgcataaaaaataaattgcttcTATAATGATAAATTGTTGCTAAAAGATTTATCAACAATTGTTCCtctaatttcatcaaaattataaGTAATTTTACCTATACCTGAATCGAATGTAAGTTAATTAGATTCATAATCGAGTTAACAAGaattcgaatcccgaggtggaatCTTTTAAAGTGCAATATTAGTTCTAGGCCCTTCCCAGTCCCAGAAAATTGTGCGttataatatttaaataagTATAGATCACCTCAGCAATTCTCTAAGATATCgttctttattttttcaatttaatttttgcattttttggaccgagccacgtagcccagtgataacgcttccacctcgtaagcggtagatcggggttcaaatcccggctcggaccaacacaactggtgatcttgtcccttctggattcgattgcttagtaaaggaaaggtagtatcgtcacaaactggaccttattacgacaccttaggaagaaaaaatatggaatgttaacattaaccttaatatgttaattaagttgattaataaactgtcaccaaatccgctttgtaagtgccggccccgatactcttcacgggaaAGAAATTCTAACTTATTTTGTAATTCAGCAGAAACTTTTAtgttgccttcggtatgtccaaagaagccattcatacaaaaattatacatgaaaatttaaaaaaatctgtatcttttgatggaattttttgatcaatttggtttcttcggcatagttgtaggtatggataaagactacactgaaaaaataatgatacacggttaaaaatttttaaatttttaattatactctttgtcactaaaacttgatttgtaaaaaaaaacattatttttaacttttttattttctggatTGTGTTATGggccatcaaatgccaactttttaaaaatttccagaatttgcaaaaaatcgttgtttgtgttatgattttttgaatcattactgattttatttatatcaaaacataagtcgcaaaaatttgtcaactccattattcgatgtaaaattgaatttgcaatcaaaaaaaatgttcataaagTACACCTTTATCAAGTAAAAGCaattttttggtaactttttttttaaatagccgcagtttttaatttttttaatgagagcacatgtttgcccacttttgtaaaaaaaataattgaaaagctgagaaaattctctatattttgctttcctaaactttgttgatacgacctttagttgctgagatattaccatgcaaagatttataaacagcaaaattgatattttctaaggCTCTCCCAAACAACCCgaaacgaaaaaacgaaactaaactaaacataagtttcagccgaattaaaatatacaaaaaaaataaaatttaaaaagttccgtagagaattgctcaatcaCCATGAGCCAGTCTAATGAACAGTCTCATAATTGGTAACTTATAAACGGGTTAACGCTTATAACTTATTTTTTGCGAGGATTTCGGATGGGATTCGTACTCGCACCTTTGTATTGGTGGAGTATGGCAGACTTAATTAAGAtcatacagtggactctctcgttgtcaatattgaaaggaccgtcgagagcgggagttatcaaattagagaacgaaaaatcaaaataatctaTTTAAAGGGACTgacaaatttattgacagctgattcagaagcaatattgatatcgagaagatcgacagccagagaatcATATCATAATGTATAtgtaaaattgatattttttacgtttagaccacttttaaaaactacgataaaaaaaatatgtttgtgttTTTAAGGAGAACAtaccattttgatatttttgttaggATTTTTCAACATCTTTTCCAGAATAAAGTGAGTGAAAAAATCGTTGGATTACTTTcaaatttttcttttgaaatagaGAGGGAGAGGGTCGAGTCTAAAACTATTGTGTATTAATCAGCAATTGCCTTATTTCTCATTCCCCTCAGATTCTTGTGCTTGTTTGCCAAATTTTTAGAACTGGTTTCGACAAATCGggataaaagaagtttcaataatGTATCACTTTCGCGCACAAAATTCCCCCTCGGTCTTAAAAAGTGTtcgcaaaaagttatttttggacGGATTGCGAAAAAAATGCTGAATCATTCCAGCATTTGCGTCACTGTTTTGGATCACAATCAAGCATAACACTTGTTGACTTCAAGCAAATTGAAACAAGAATGTGGTTCTAAAGTGAAAATTGAGTCCGTAAGTTGTTAATTTTTAAGGTCTTCTAGGCCCCGAgggtattttatataaaagatgCAACACTCATTACgttcaataaaatttttattaaaatctatTATTGCACACTTTCACCCCCTGCTTAAAGCTGTCTGCAATGGAAACCCTACAGCTTTCGTGTACATTTTATATCTTAAAGTCTACAAATTATACACATTGTAGCCAATTACACCATTAACTACCATTCTGGTTTGATATCGCTGAGCATGGTATTAAAGTAGCTAATTCATCTGGCTCCTCCGGAACGTGTGTCATCGACGTTAAATAAATCACATACTAATGAACTAATTCTATTCTATCCCCTGAAGCTTGAATTGTTTTCTCTCTCAACTCTCAGAATGCTATTCACCAACACGCAATGTGGCTACTTAAAATGGACAATTTACATACCTCCAGCAAAATTGTGTACTTAGATGCCGACTAGGGGAAAGGGACTTTGAACTGTTTAGTTTATTCTAAGTAGAGACAAACACACGGTTCAATCAACCAACAGTATTATTAACTATTCCTACTCTATTGTACTGAACGCACGTGCCGATGACGTTATAACTGTATGTAATTTAGCTTTGAGCTTTCTTCTATAGGAACGGTTAGGGTGCATCTTCGGCGCACAAAAATGTCTCCCCAAGCTGGGAGGTCGCTACTGAACTCTAGGGGTTAGGGCAGGAAGTTTTCCAAACAGTGCTTCTCCACCTATACGGAGCATCGCTCGGGGCAACATGCtgaaaacagaaataaaaagtttagtttagcaaaactctttttaaaattcagaaataaaCCTACTCGTAGTACCGTATAAGGAATCTGACCGGTGCCGTGCTGGGGACGATCTCGGTTTTGTTCTCCAAAACCCCTTCCACGATCACATTGGCCACGTACTCGGGAGTGTGCCACGGGATCTGGAGCCCCAGGTCGTGCGTCATAAAGTCCACAAACTGCTTCCGGGTGATGATGCCGGCCGGAAAGACGCAGCTCGTGTGGATGTCCTTCTCCAGCCCGTCCATGTAGAGTTCCTCGTTGAGCGCCGCCATCAGGCCGCGCACGCCAAACTTGGTGGAGCAGTAGCAGATGGTGCGGGCCGACGGTAGGACACCTGGATTACGAAGATGAGGTTAGAAATTAATCGAGGCTTCCGGTGAGCAACTTCTGAGTTGAACCAACCTAGCACTGAGCTGATAGCGACAATATGACCACGACGACGTTTAACCATGCCAGCCTTGAATTCTCGGATTGTCTGTGAAAATTTAATGGGTGAAGACATATCGTAAGAAGCATTTTGATTGTAGTTTGCCTGCCGCGTTTCAAATGAATGATTAGGAATTGGATTGAAAAGGGAAAATAGATTATGGcttgaaacattaaaataaacacCTAGCCAAAAATATTCCTCGTATAAATTAAATTGGGCGAATGTCAATGAAGTCAATAATGTGCTTTTATCAAATCCaataataaaaacgttacttaatccaccttttggtggttggtgccttcctcgcaatCATAAAGTAAGtacactacacagcctcaaaaaagtgtataaataacacttatttctatcaaaatatctgagatccggcatcaaaaaagtgtattaaaacactaaagtacttataaattttgatagggttgttagatcttcaatcttttgggctcttgggaaaggtcttttgattacctatccaacgatgggttgcatgatagatccgaacaacattttcatcaaaatatttgagatccggcctcaaaaaattcataaataacacttaagtgcttataacttttgatggggttgtcagatattTAATCATTTGagcgcgttggaaaggtctttcaaatacttttctagcaatatatagcatgatgggttttctttcaaaagccaccctttttacaatcttacgAAGTTTagctgaaatcgttttttttagcataacttttgaagtacttttctaaacatcataatattaactagggtcttgtgagaacccaagacggatcgaatgagaccaaaatggtctaaatCGGTTCGTTCAggccggagataatcgtgtgcatatttttcggtgcacggactcacatacAGACATACGCACAGACATtcgttcagaatttgattctgagtcgataggtatacgtgaaggtgggtctatgaggtcaaattaagaagttcatttttagtgtgattttaaagcctttcctcattgaggtgaggaaggcaaaaagaacaaataattaaaaataaaatcaatcaaaaatagtAGTGAACTAAAAAAGGTAGTGGACCTATAAATTTCCGAGTTCCTTTTTCGtcctcaaatgttttattttttaactttttttaaggttgctgcaatttaaataaaaacaaagatttttcatcgtttttgtcatttagCAGGCGACAAGTTGACCCGATCACGATGGTCTTGATGTATTTTTCATGATATCATATGATATTTATTATGAATCCGTAATAAATGTTTTtggacatacagtatgtaaaaaaagtattttcaccCCTTGGACACTaagcacattttgtgatgcatttaaacaatttaaagtttggcagaaacctagtactacgttttgttcagaaactcatgccgaacattttgctttaaaaagctcatgaaaagctGATTTctctaaaaagttatataacaaatactattacagaaatcaaaaaaggtgcaaaaattttttttcgcctttcgaaaattaacataaataaagatatttgttgagaaatcaccataaatccagtctcccaactccaaataggtatccttgactgatttaaaaataatttggattgaatataaagttcacTAAATActaagtataaaagtttatagaactcaggaaattctatataaaacttatccaattttaattttgcaaactttctttttaactaaatgtcgatatacagcaattctatttgaaaagagcctaaaccgaaaaatccgatcgggctcaaaatttttctgggggttccttggccaaaataattagacccgtatttttttgtttggccattagggtgacctacatcgtgctagggtggttcaaaaaatggcaattttcgtcatttttcgcaaaaaccacttttttataaaaatcatatctccacgtcatttcatccgattttagctgtcttagacgcaaaggaaaggtgatgagtttggctttttgggaaaatagtaaaaagtttcaaaaatctagcttaactattgaaaaagtcgtatgaaaacttaaaatggcgttttgaccgtgtctggaccaaagagcctatatctgaaaatatttttatctgatttctcggaaaatttcacaaaacatataaaaaaattggcgatgtcgaatcgtgcgtttccgagatatgatattttgaaaataaaaactaagtttttcgacgcgccacgcgcaaaaacagggaaatgacgaaattggcaaaaaacaacttttctcactaaaactgcgataactttaaaatttcagcgatgacctatatatgtctgggtaccaaaagttgcgtctttcaattacgaaaattttgattttgattttcgaaccaccctagcacgatgtaggtcaccctaatggccaaacaaaaaatacgggtctaattattttggccaaggaacccccagaaaaattttgagcccgatcggagattttttttcggtttaggctcttttcaaatagaattgctgtatattaccatagaattcctaaataaacatttgtatcgctagaatagatttttcgttggaatttcgttccaacccggaattacgtcgtcgaaaaatccgccggcatccgaaccgatccacaattcacaagttaacctatgcggcatcggaaagggcataaaatttccgatcttttgatacccatacatttaggctttctataaaacccacgtttttaaatacctgcgcaaaaagtaagtttgttccacgagaacaaaaatttacgaaagtccatacatttttagcagattgctcaaacgaaaccataacaacgtttttgcctaggtatttaaaaacgtgggttttatagaaaacctggatgtatgggtttCAAAAGATCATCAAAAAAGCATAGTAATGTTAGATCGGGGTACGTTGACAAAGTTGAAGTGAGGcttaatgtgtaattttacagtttttttaatttgttaaacaaAATGTATGTGTCAGTTCACATTTTCCACATAAATTGAGTTAACTTTACCTCGAAAAAGAGgtaataatcaattatttaaatttcaaacgtggcttgaacttttttaactgtgtgatattttttttgaataaatgtaatttctaCTACTTAAATCCGGTACTCCTTTGATATGTCGAGAACATTCAACACAGTGAAAAAAGTGACACAGACAGCGTGTTGATAATTTGAAGGTGCACTTGAAATTACATAGAATATATTGAAAGTCTTACGTCactgatgtaattttactcagtttttagtgtaaaattacTTTTATATTCGAATGGATTTTCTGtcagataatatttttttcatctttttaggTTACTTCAATATCAACATATAAATTAAGGTCAAAGTTCATTAAAAAGCGATACGTTTACGTCTTcatatttcaaaagaaaaaaaaaaaacagattcctttaaaaaaataagtgattttattgaaatgatCTGGGGAGCATGATGATGACATTAAATATTAATTGCaatcaataaaccaaaattaaatacacagtaaaaaaagaagtaatccagctgcgtgtaaaagacctgggtgtaaaataaagtttgtattattttattaaatgttaTGAAATATTACACCCAAAAATATTTAGCCCatcagtaggggagagtggggagacttgatccccggggacagttgatcccaagcctgtatctcgtcagcatgtgggtaaaacaataagctttgttctagaaagttgtgcgaaattgactaaaactcattgtagaaaacaaagaaaaaaaaaataaaaaatgtttagatagagttacacacatttttctaaaaagttctccataaaacttccaagagatcttttttctttgttttgataagtatagaaaacactcaaaaattattcgaaaaaatattgtttatacatgaattgtttgatgaacatatcaacttcaaaacccttacgtatttgacgttaaatttatcgtcatactatttttacaatcaattgtttaaaaaagtgcgtttagggagacttgatccctgcatttttacagtcactggaatcagcctcaagattaaataattgggctgggttttcgtacatagtttcctttagtatagttgtacaaaacttgctgcagtttgaaccatttttcaaaagttttgtaaacaaaaattaccagcttttgtaaacatgctcaattttggtataaaaaagaaaattttaagtttttaaatattttgcatgctaaacgtgttatattttgaacacaaacgtacaggtttaatgtgaattGCTGTAActcatagaaaattaaaagtttggatgaataaaaaacatttttcttaagatttcttcaaaatgttgaaagggggatcaaattacccccgaCATTTCGAAAATGccggtttgaaatatttttttaaaacgcttggcatgattcgaagagtttatctgatgaaatacccttatcagccaaacatagctGAATgcttaagctttcaattcatgcaaaaagatcgtagttttgtgagaaattgacagagttatgtgcgatacaaaaaaatgggattaagtctccccactctcccctatggaaaacctacttgaccgaaatgtcaagctcatatttgcgtTTATCCTATCCCTATCATATCCGTTcagatggccgagcgggctaaggcgccagaccttactgttggtgctgggttagaaacccgtcggttgcaacttttcttTTAGTGTATACGAAAAATGTATAtgtagtgtgtaatattaagtgtcttttttgacgaaggcttgcatgcaattttaatatcggattttttgctgtgtatttaacaaaaatgtgaTGACGCCATTCAGATCAGATTTTTCAATGGCTTTTCAATTATCCATCCTACgatattgaacatgattttgatcaAATCATTTGAAATCTGGCGGTTAAAAAAAGTATAATCATCAAAACTGCCCAtcattgaagaaaattgaagaaatccGGTCAAGTTGTAGAGGACGTTCCAATGCATCTtttgaaaaaccaaacggctaatgtCCCTTTTTTATCAGGAatttccttgttttttttttgtttcaaaaatgtctataaCTGTACCACAAACATCACTCGCGTGTAGGGCAGATCTTTGCGCATATTTTGgtatatattgcattttaattttgtacatcgtagagctcggtacaggccttcaaaatttggtttttttttttcaaaaaatcggccTCTGCAAAAAAGACATGCGTCGCACTttgcgacgcccgagacgccttTTGAATTTGCTGGGgccaattttcgaaaaaaaatgctcataaCTCCAATGTTACAtgcgcatttttgaaaaaatattttttacgggtctcaaattcttttaaaattgaagggtggAGCGCGAGCTCCTGGTACGtcaaatcaagctcatatttgagatTTGGGCTTAGTACGCCCACCGGAACCAGCCTCTGATTGCCCgccaaaatgtcatttttgttacgTCCTAGTCTATAAACATCTTTTTAAAAACTATTGACTTCATCCAACTGAGACTTTATTGCAgatcttttgaagtacttttttattgagCGGAAATTAGGACCGTGAATTCGAACAAAACGggcacaattttaaaataaaaactaacttttgTTCTTAATACCAAAGTCACCCCATCTCACGGTACGGACCCCGACTGGTGGTTTATCGAAAACATAATTTCCCAATCGGCTCCACCAGCCTTAAAAACTGATTGACGATTTTcgcaataacaacattttttttccgatACCCTGCCTGGTGCCTATGCGAACATACTGTCAAGGTTAATGTTTCACTGGACACTGCACAGCGCAACAAAAAAGTCGTCCACTTtgcaaaactgttcttctgtaATCGCGATAACTGCCAACTCAACCGCAAACGCACATTTGAAACTGATTCAAATGAGGTTCGTGAACTCTCGTTGATTTTAcaatttaagtgttttttccGAAAAAGGAAAATTCTAAGTAAGTTATTAAGTTTACACACTGCACAAGTCGTTTGCGGATCGGTCGACTTTGTATGCCAAGCGCCACCGTGGCGTCGTTCGACCACAAATTTGTTTGCATTAATGCAACACTGCCCGGCTTGACCTTCCGAAGTCAATTGCGCCGGTTTGCGTCTCCGCTGAGCTGGAGCCACCCATCGTACATGGACACGAGAAGCCACGAGGGTAATTAGATTCGTTTGCTAATCGATCAATGGCACCAGATGTTTAATGGTCATACCACGGCATTATGGGTGATATTAAAGGTAAAGGATCGccagcatttttgattttttacttggctaaaattgttattaaatcACCTTTTTCACTTTAAGATTAATGAGATCTAAACGTTATAAATCCAAAAAGttcaagcaaaataaaaatttctgacTCCAGTTTTCCGGTTCTCCGGTTTGCCCATTGTGCATAACTGTTTCAAGTTCAAGCTTGCAACAATACCTACCCAAAAGTGGGACACCAAATTGACGCCCAATATCCGCTGCACGTCCTCGGGGGTTCCCTCCGAGAGGGAAAGCATGGCCAACAGGCCAGCATTGTTGACCAGCACGTCAACGGGTCCCAGAGATTGCTCGATGTCCTGTCTGAGCTGTGCCACCGATTTGTGGTCCGCAACGTCCACCTTGAATGCATTGGCCTTGACACCTTGCTGCTGCAGTTCCTTGGCCGTTTTCTGAGCACTGATCAGATCAATGTCCGCGACCGCCACGGAGCAACCCTCCTTGGCGAACCGTTCACAGAGAGCCTTCCCGAGTCCGTTCGCACCACCCGTCACCAGAACCACCTGGCCCCGGATGGAC from Culex quinquefasciatus strain JHB chromosome 3, VPISU_Cqui_1.0_pri_paternal, whole genome shotgun sequence includes:
- the LOC6037054 gene encoding estradiol 17-beta-dehydrogenase 11, whose protein sequence is MQSLRNIGGSPYEAAPRGDSFRKLRDGSGSGSGGLTTVKFVLSCLIDAGTFLVLLVPILVKYVVGLFVGPPKKDIHGQLALVTGGSNGLGREICFQLARNGCHVAVVDLDAVNGEKTVQDLHQQHGVKAKFYKADISSYESVQELRKSVESSLGQVDILVNNAGVLPLMSVREGTPEDLKKVLEINLLSHFWTIRTFIDGMVSRRKGHIVAVASAAAYLPLGRLCAYVASKYGVRGLMEAFNDELYCDGLQNEVFTTTVYPYFINTRKDLIDALDKANVLGRVPVYSAKTMARAIVGGMLRNRQNIYVPKAMKPVLIQYENIPNEIKRLARRIMLRTEIPKLMN